Genomic window (Gemmatimonadaceae bacterium):
CTGGGCGCGCTCGGCATTGGTCTGAGTGGCGTAACCCGGCTCCTCGCTGGCATCGGGCTTCACATCAAAGATGTTCTGGCTCTTGATGCCACCCTGCTGCGCCGGCACCGACTTGGCGGGCGGCTCATCAAGCTTGAGTTTGTCCTGCTGGGCCAGGGCCGGAGCGGCCCAGCCCAGGGCCATGAGCATGGCCACGGCGAGAGCTTTTTTCATGAGGCGTCCGTTCTTCAGTTGACCCGGTTGTACTCGTTCTGGCCGTACTGGCCGCGCGCCTTGAGCTTGGACTCCCAGCTGGCCTTGTCACCCGGCTTCCAGTCCGGATCGACGTAGGCCTTGCCGGTGCCCTTGTAAGAGGGGGCATCGGATTTGGCGCCGGCAAGGGACTGGTCCACCTCGCCGCAGGCGGCGAGCAGGAAGGCGGTCGCGACGATCGTCAACGCTTTTTTCATGACTTGGCTCCTGCAGGTGCGGGCTTGCCAGCCTGGCGCGAACCGTAGGCCGTGCCCCAGCCCCAGACCTCAGCGCCCTTGCCACGCTGCAACACACGGGTGCGGAAGATGTCGGCCACCATGTCGCCGTCACCGGCGAGCAGGGCCTTCGTCGAGCACATCTCGGCGCAGGCGGGCAGCTTGCCCTCGGCCAGACGGTTGCGCCCGTATTTCTCGAACTCGGCCTGGCTGCCATGGGTCTCGGGACCGCCGGCGCAGAAGGTGCACTTGTCCATCTTGCCGCGCACACCGAAGGTGCCCTGCGAGGGGAACTGCGGCGCGCCGAAGGGGCAGGCGTAGGAGCAGTAGCCGCAGCCAATGCAGATGTCCTTGTCGTGCAGCACCACACCCTCGTCGGTGCGGTAGAAGCAGTTGACAGGGCAGACCGCCATGCAGGGGGCATCGCTGCAATGCATGCAGGCCACCGAGATGGACTTCTCGCCGGGAACCCCGTCGTTGAGGGTGACCACACGGCG
Coding sequences:
- the fdh3B gene encoding formate dehydrogenase FDH3 subunit beta, coding for MARMKFVCDAERCIECNGCVTACKNEHEVPWGVNRRRVVTLNDGVPGEKSISVACMHCSDAPCMAVCPVNCFYRTDEGVVLHDKDICIGCGYCSYACPFGAPQFPSQGTFGVRGKMDKCTFCAGGPETHGSQAEFEKYGRNRLAEGKLPACAEMCSTKALLAGDGDMVADIFRTRVLQRGKGAEVWGWGTAYGSRQAGKPAPAGAKS